In a single window of the Nodularia spumigena CCY9414 genome:
- a CDS encoding Mur ligase family protein: MGNKIQLIDRLRLGFAVSVAKSVTFIVKSLRLGAASVLPGSIARRIEPRLLELLSQQVKNGVILIAGTNGKTTTALLLCTILERQGYRIAHNSTGANLENGLMTALIENTTLLGTLNVDYAILEVDENIVPRVLKPLQPRIILCLNLFRDQLDRYGEVDSISKRWTKVISTLPLETVVIPNADDPTLSYLGQQLPQKVLFFGMNEPEHYLEAIPHAVDSIYCPSCGHSLDYQGVYLSHLGDFTCPQCGFSKSKPTLESSEWSQILVGLYNKYNTLAAVTAAKELGVEEAIIRDAVNNFQAAFGRAEDLVINNKRVRILLSKNPVGTNETIRVVTESSDKTTLLVLNDRTPDGTDVSWIWDVDTEKLVQRGGTLVVSGDRVYDLALRLRYSENAGESTLNLIVEEDLRQAIATALKHTPENETLHILPTYSAMLEVREVLTGRKIL; the protein is encoded by the coding sequence GTGGGAAATAAAATTCAACTTATAGATAGACTGCGACTCGGTTTCGCGGTGTCAGTGGCTAAAAGTGTGACGTTTATAGTAAAGTCGCTGCGTCTGGGTGCTGCTAGTGTATTACCAGGGTCAATTGCGCGTCGTATTGAACCCCGGTTGTTGGAATTATTGAGTCAGCAAGTTAAAAATGGGGTAATTCTCATTGCTGGGACTAATGGCAAAACTACCACAGCGCTGCTTTTATGTACAATTTTAGAACGCCAAGGTTATCGTATCGCCCATAACTCTACAGGCGCAAATCTGGAAAATGGCTTGATGACTGCGTTGATAGAAAATACTACCTTGCTGGGGACGTTGAATGTTGACTACGCTATTCTGGAAGTAGATGAGAATATTGTACCCAGAGTTTTAAAACCTCTCCAGCCGAGGATTATTCTTTGTTTAAATTTATTCCGCGACCAATTGGATAGGTATGGGGAAGTAGACAGCATTAGTAAGCGCTGGACGAAGGTGATTTCTACTCTCCCACTGGAAACGGTGGTTATTCCCAATGCTGATGACCCGACTTTATCTTATCTTGGTCAGCAGTTACCCCAAAAGGTGTTATTCTTTGGGATGAATGAACCAGAACATTATTTGGAAGCTATTCCTCACGCTGTCGATTCGATTTATTGTCCTAGTTGTGGACATTCTCTCGATTATCAAGGTGTATATTTGTCCCATTTGGGAGATTTTACTTGTCCCCAGTGTGGTTTTAGCAAGAGTAAACCGACTCTAGAAAGCAGCGAATGGTCACAGATTTTGGTGGGTTTATATAACAAATATAATACTTTAGCGGCTGTGACTGCGGCAAAAGAGTTAGGCGTTGAGGAAGCGATAATTCGAGATGCGGTTAACAATTTTCAAGCTGCTTTCGGTCGGGCTGAAGATTTGGTAATTAATAATAAGCGGGTGCGGATTTTGTTATCAAAAAATCCGGTGGGGACAAATGAAACCATTCGCGTCGTGACTGAAAGCAGCGATAAAACTACACTTTTGGTTTTAAACGATCGCACGCCTGATGGTACTGATGTATCATGGATTTGGGACGTAGATACAGAAAAGTTAGTCCAACGGGGAGGAACTTTAGTTGTGAGTGGCGATCGCGTCTATGATTTAGCGTTACGTCTGCGCTATAGTGAAAATGCGGGTGAGAGTACGCTTAATTTAATTGTAGAAGAGGATTTGCGTCAGGCGATCGCAACTGCCTTAAAGCATACCCCAGAAAATGAAACCCTCCACATTCTCCCCACCTATTCCGCCATGTTAGAAGTGCGAGAAGTTCTCACAGGTAGAAAAATTCTCTAA
- a CDS encoding type 1 glutamine amidotransferase: protein MSSENLELIIGWLYPTLMSTYGDRGNVITIQRRAQWRGYNVQVVALDQNSTDADIQAVDIIVGGGAQDRQQEIVMRDLQGAKADAMRDKIENGTPGVFTCGSPQLLGKYYEPALGQRIEGLGILDLVSVHPGENTQRCIGNLVIEVTASRLAQELEDMTGSKPYLVGFENHGGRTKLGKVEALGRVVYGLGNNGEDGTEGAFYQNAIATYSHGPLLPKNPFVADWLIQTALRLKYQEHISLSPLDDSLALQARSAMLHRLKVSLPNPAIAKV from the coding sequence ATGAGTTCGGAAAATTTAGAATTAATAATTGGCTGGTTGTATCCTACGCTGATGAGTACCTATGGCGATCGCGGTAATGTGATTACTATCCAACGTCGCGCCCAGTGGAGGGGGTATAATGTCCAGGTGGTAGCACTGGATCAAAATTCCACAGATGCGGATATTCAAGCTGTAGATATTATAGTTGGTGGTGGCGCACAAGACCGTCAGCAGGAAATCGTCATGCGTGATTTGCAAGGGGCGAAAGCTGATGCTATGCGGGATAAAATCGAAAATGGCACACCAGGAGTTTTTACCTGTGGTTCTCCCCAACTGCTGGGTAAATATTATGAACCTGCTTTGGGACAACGCATTGAAGGTTTAGGTATCCTCGATTTAGTCTCTGTTCATCCTGGTGAAAATACTCAGCGCTGTATTGGTAACTTAGTTATTGAAGTTACAGCTTCTCGTCTGGCGCAGGAATTAGAAGACATGACGGGGAGTAAACCTTATTTAGTCGGTTTTGAAAATCACGGGGGACGCACTAAGTTAGGGAAGGTGGAAGCTTTGGGGCGTGTGGTGTATGGCTTGGGTAATAATGGTGAAGATGGTACTGAGGGAGCATTTTATCAGAATGCGATCGCCACTTATTCCCACGGTCCGCTATTACCAAAAAATCCTTTCGTCGCTGACTGGTTGATTCAAACGGCGTTGCGGCTAAAATATCAGGAACATATATCATTATCACCCTTAGATGATAGTCTAGCTTTACAAGCGCGATCGGCAATGTTACATCGCTTAAAGGTCAGTTTACCAAATCCCGCCATAGCCAAAGTTTAG
- the typA gene encoding translational GTPase TypA: MTLPIRNVAIIAHVDHGKTTLVDALLKQSGIFREGEDVPDCVMDSNTLERERGITILSKNTAVRYKETLINIVDTPGHADFGGEVERVLGMVDGCLLIVDANEGPMPQTRFVLKKALEKGLRPIVVINKIDRAQADPHVAVDKVLDLFLELGADEDQCDFTYLFASGMGGFAKESMEAEAVDMQPLFNAILQHVPPPVGDINKPLQLQVTTLDYSEYLGRIVIGRIHNGTIRAGQQAALVTENGTIVKSKITKLMGFEGLKRVEMEEATAGYIVAVSGFADAYIGETITDPNEPQALPLIKVDEPTLQMTFWVNDSPFAGQEGKLVTSRQVRDRLFRELETNVALRVEETDSPDKFQVCGRGELHLGILIETMRREGFEFQVSQPQVIFREINGQPCEPFELLALDVPEDAVGSCIERLGQRKGEMQDMQVLGNGRTLLEFIIPARGLIGFRGEFMRMTRGEGIMNHSFHDYRPLSGEIEARNKGVLIAFEEGVSTFYAMKNSEDRGAFFITPGTKVYKGMIIGEHNRPQDLELNVCKTKQLTNHRASGGEELVQLQTPIDMSLERALEYIGPDELVEVTPDSIRLRKVTKKFAKR, from the coding sequence ATGACGCTCCCAATTCGCAACGTCGCCATTATCGCCCACGTTGACCACGGCAAAACTACCCTGGTTGATGCGCTCCTCAAACAATCTGGTATTTTCCGAGAAGGTGAAGACGTTCCGGATTGTGTCATGGATTCCAACACCCTAGAACGGGAGCGGGGTATTACAATTCTTTCTAAAAATACAGCCGTTCGTTACAAAGAAACCTTAATCAATATTGTTGATACCCCAGGACACGCCGACTTTGGCGGCGAAGTGGAACGGGTACTAGGCATGGTAGATGGTTGTCTGTTAATTGTAGATGCTAACGAAGGCCCTATGCCTCAGACGCGCTTTGTATTGAAGAAAGCGTTGGAAAAAGGATTGCGCCCCATCGTTGTCATTAACAAAATTGACCGCGCCCAAGCTGACCCCCACGTTGCTGTGGATAAGGTTTTGGATCTGTTCCTGGAATTAGGCGCAGATGAAGACCAGTGTGATTTTACCTATCTGTTTGCTTCCGGGATGGGCGGTTTCGCTAAGGAAAGCATGGAAGCAGAAGCGGTAGATATGCAGCCCCTGTTTAATGCGATTCTGCAACACGTTCCACCTCCTGTCGGCGACATCAACAAGCCTTTGCAATTGCAAGTTACTACCCTAGATTATTCTGAATATCTGGGACGGATTGTAATTGGTAGAATCCACAATGGTACTATCCGGGCTGGACAACAAGCGGCTTTGGTAACAGAAAATGGTACAATTGTCAAGTCCAAAATTACCAAATTGATGGGATTTGAAGGACTCAAGCGGGTGGAAATGGAAGAAGCCACCGCCGGGTATATTGTGGCTGTGTCTGGTTTCGCTGATGCTTATATTGGGGAAACGATTACTGACCCCAACGAACCTCAAGCCTTACCACTAATTAAGGTGGATGAACCCACTTTACAAATGACCTTCTGGGTAAATGATTCACCTTTTGCTGGTCAGGAAGGTAAACTGGTGACATCTAGACAAGTACGCGATCGCTTGTTCCGTGAATTAGAAACTAACGTCGCCCTCCGAGTCGAAGAAACTGATTCTCCCGATAAATTCCAAGTTTGCGGTCGGGGTGAATTACACTTGGGTATCTTAATTGAAACCATGCGCCGTGAAGGTTTCGAGTTCCAAGTATCTCAACCACAGGTAATTTTCCGAGAAATCAACGGTCAACCTTGCGAACCTTTTGAACTCCTGGCGTTGGATGTACCTGAAGATGCTGTTGGTAGCTGTATTGAACGCCTGGGACAACGCAAAGGCGAAATGCAAGATATGCAGGTACTTGGAAACGGACGCACTCTACTAGAGTTTATTATTCCCGCCCGTGGTTTGATTGGTTTCCGGGGTGAATTCATGCGGATGACTCGTGGTGAAGGAATCATGAACCACAGTTTCCATGATTATCGTCCCCTGTCTGGTGAAATTGAAGCCCGGAACAAAGGCGTTCTCATTGCTTTTGAAGAAGGTGTTTCGACTTTCTACGCGATGAAAAACTCGGAAGATAGAGGCGCATTCTTTATCACTCCAGGTACTAAAGTGTATAAAGGCATGATTATCGGTGAACATAATCGTCCTCAAGATTTGGAATTGAATGTTTGTAAGACGAAGCAGTTAACCAATCACCGTGCTTCTGGTGGTGAGGAATTGGTACAATTGCAAACACCAATAGATATGAGTCTAGAAAGGGCTTTGGAATACATCGGTCCTGATGAATTGGTGGAAGTTACACCTGATTCGATTCGTTTGCGGAAAGTAACGAAGAAGTTCGCTAAACGGTAA
- a CDS encoding serine/threonine-protein kinase, which produces MAWVSGQQLQGGKYLIEQELGEGGFGITYRAKDNNGRLVVIKTLNEQVQRRPDFAKFQQDFLNEAIKLARCSHPHIVRIYEVIHEDVLWCMVMEYIDGEDLASRVENQGVLSEAEALRYIQQIGEALIVVHNQGLLHRDIKPQNIMLRSGKSEAVLIDFGIARDFSPNLTQTHTQLLSDGFAPIEQYDKRARRGAYTDVYALAATLYYMLTGEVPTMSPIRAIGTQLTAPKQINSSISDRLNQAILQGMALKPENRPQSVQEWLKLLDFNPTIPPLNFDYYKLHKLLANGNWIGADIETSNLLVSIACPRNGRWLDSESIKRIPCEDLRIIDQLWIHYSNGLFGFSVQNLIWKRVKGNIDEFGNSVGWRVNNSWIKYSQFTFSLDASKGHLPSYLEFLGFVWKPGWFGDYWYGDLSRVYALASKLTQCNL; this is translated from the coding sequence ATGGCTTGGGTATCAGGACAGCAATTGCAGGGCGGTAAATACCTAATTGAGCAAGAATTAGGCGAAGGTGGATTTGGAATCACTTATCGTGCTAAAGATAATAATGGGCGATTAGTTGTAATTAAAACCTTGAATGAGCAAGTGCAACGCCGTCCTGATTTTGCCAAGTTTCAGCAAGATTTTTTAAATGAAGCCATCAAATTAGCTAGATGCAGTCATCCTCATATTGTGCGTATATATGAAGTGATTCATGAGGATGTGCTGTGGTGCATGGTGATGGAATATATTGATGGGGAAGATTTAGCCAGTCGGGTGGAGAATCAAGGTGTTTTGTCGGAAGCGGAAGCATTACGCTATATTCAGCAAATTGGCGAAGCACTAATAGTAGTTCATAATCAGGGCTTACTGCATCGGGATATCAAACCACAAAATATTATGTTGCGTTCTGGTAAATCAGAAGCAGTGTTAATTGATTTTGGCATTGCGCGGGATTTTAGCCCCAATTTAACACAGACGCATACACAACTTTTATCTGATGGTTTTGCACCAATTGAGCAATATGATAAGCGAGCAAGACGAGGTGCTTACACTGATGTTTATGCTTTAGCTGCAACGCTATATTATATGTTAACGGGAGAAGTTCCTACAATGTCTCCCATTCGGGCGATTGGTACGCAATTAACAGCACCAAAACAGATTAATTCTAGTATTAGCGATCGCCTAAATCAAGCAATTCTCCAGGGGATGGCGTTAAAACCAGAAAATCGCCCTCAGTCAGTACAGGAATGGTTGAAATTGTTAGATTTTAATCCCACAATTCCACCGCTAAACTTTGATTATTATAAGCTGCATAAATTACTGGCAAATGGTAACTGGATAGGTGCAGATATAGAAACTAGCAATCTCTTGGTTTCTATAGCTTGTCCCAGAAACGGACGCTGGCTTGACTCGGAATCAATAAAAAGAATTCCCTGTGAAGATTTACGTATAATTGATCAACTTTGGATACATTACAGCAATGGACTTTTTGGCTTTAGTGTCCAAAATCTTATTTGGAAGCGTGTGAAAGGAAATATAGATGAATTTGGTAATAGTGTTGGTTGGCGTGTGAATAACTCATGGATTAAATACTCTCAATTTACCTTCAGTCTTGATGCTTCAAAAGGACATTTACCATCATATCTAGAATTTTTAGGCTTTGTATGGAAGCCAGGGTGGTTTGGTGATTATTGGTATGGTGATTTGAGTCGAGTATATGCTTTAGCCTCAAAACTGACACAGTGTAATCTTTAA
- a CDS encoding Uma2 family endonuclease, with amino-acid sequence MALSTQVNSQLSLTEFLQLPETKPASEYINGSIYQKLMPQGKHSRIQTCLSTSINQVGEPQQKALALTELRCTFGGRSLVPDIGVFEWSRIPTDADGEIANRFESYPDWTIEILSPDQSPNHVINKIIFCINQGTKLGWFIDPNDKSVMVFQPHQLPEVKYNNDILPVLDVLTDWQLQASDIFSWLKVR; translated from the coding sequence ATGGCACTTTCGACTCAGGTAAATTCCCAGCTTTCTCTCACAGAATTTCTGCAATTACCAGAAACTAAACCAGCTAGTGAATATATCAACGGCAGCATCTATCAAAAACTAATGCCCCAGGGAAAACATAGCAGAATTCAAACTTGTTTATCAACTAGTATTAATCAGGTGGGTGAACCCCAGCAAAAAGCGTTAGCGTTAACCGAGTTACGCTGCACCTTTGGGGGACGTTCTTTAGTTCCAGATATTGGTGTGTTTGAGTGGTCACGCATCCCCACTGATGCAGATGGAGAAATTGCCAATAGGTTTGAAAGTTATCCAGATTGGACAATTGAAATTTTATCCCCTGACCAATCTCCTAATCATGTAATTAATAAAATTATTTTCTGTATTAACCAGGGGACTAAATTAGGTTGGTTTATTGACCCTAATGATAAATCGGTGATGGTATTTCAACCGCATCAATTACCTGAAGTTAAATACAATAATGATATATTACCTGTTCTCGATGTGTTGACAGATTGGCAGTTACAAGCAAGTGATATATTTAGTTGGTTGAAGGTGAGATAA
- a CDS encoding ribose-phosphate pyrophosphokinase: MNAHRGSAVLSSASLKVQPAATGLTENHRLRLFSGSANVPLSQEVARYLGMDLGPMIRKRFADGELYVQIQESIRGCDVYLIQPTCQPVNDNLMELLIMVDACRRASARQITAVIPYYGYARADRKTAGRESITAKLVANLIAKAGASRVLAMDLHSAQIQGYFDIPFDHVYGSPVIFDYLASKQLSDIVVVSPDVGGVARARAFAKKLNDAPLAIIDKRRQAHNVAEVMNVIGDVKGKTAILVDDMIDTGGTISEGARLLRQEGASQVYACATHAVFSPPAKERLSSGLFEEVIVTNTIPIPECDRFPELVVLSVANLLGETIWRIHEDTSVSSMFR, encoded by the coding sequence ATGAATGCACATCGAGGTTCTGCTGTGCTGAGTTCTGCAAGTTTAAAGGTGCAACCAGCTGCCACAGGACTGACTGAAAATCATCGCCTGCGGCTATTTTCTGGCTCTGCCAATGTACCACTGTCTCAAGAAGTCGCTCGTTACCTGGGTATGGACTTGGGGCCAATGATTCGCAAAAGGTTCGCGGATGGAGAACTATACGTTCAAATTCAAGAATCAATTCGCGGTTGTGATGTTTATCTCATCCAGCCAACTTGTCAACCGGTTAACGACAACTTAATGGAATTGCTGATTATGGTTGATGCTTGTCGTCGCGCCTCTGCACGACAGATAACCGCAGTAATTCCCTATTATGGCTATGCTCGCGCTGACCGCAAAACGGCAGGACGAGAGTCAATTACGGCCAAATTGGTGGCTAACCTAATTGCTAAAGCTGGGGCTAGTCGGGTTTTGGCTATGGATTTGCACTCGGCGCAAATTCAAGGCTATTTTGACATACCTTTTGATCATGTTTACGGTTCGCCTGTAATTTTCGATTATCTGGCTAGTAAGCAACTGTCTGACATTGTGGTAGTTTCTCCCGATGTCGGCGGTGTCGCACGCGCCAGAGCGTTTGCTAAAAAGCTGAATGATGCGCCATTGGCCATTATCGATAAACGTCGTCAGGCTCATAATGTGGCTGAAGTGATGAATGTCATCGGTGATGTCAAGGGTAAAACAGCCATTTTGGTGGATGACATGATTGATACTGGCGGCACAATTAGCGAAGGCGCACGGTTGTTGCGTCAAGAAGGTGCAAGTCAAGTATATGCCTGTGCCACTCATGCTGTGTTTTCGCCACCTGCAAAGGAACGTTTGTCAAGTGGTTTGTTTGAGGAAGTGATTGTCACCAATACGATACCTATACCAGAATGCGATCGCTTTCCGGAATTAGTGGTGCTTTCGGTGGCTAATCTTTTAGGTGAAACCATCTGGCGTATTCACGAAGATACTTCAGTAAGTAGTATGTTCCGTTAA
- a CDS encoding serine/threonine-protein kinase, which yields MQAPITVGSILQNRYRIIDTLGQGEFGRTYLAEDQRRFDELCALKELISATQADAWEKAQELFQREAAILYQIEHSQVPKFREKFEEDQRLFLVEDYVAGKSYRTLLSERLAAGQTFTEAEVLQLICSLLPVLEHIHSRGIIHRDISPENIILRDGDTKPVLIDFGLVKELATRLQFPNSTTPITSVGKLGFAPIEQMHTGEAYPHTDLYALAVTGIVLLTGKEPTDLFDTTQLTWNWQELVQVNAQFAQVINKMLSHLPGDRFYSAADVIQALQILQKPSIPTPELSQVQTIAVGGRPDSVPPPVMPRQHEPVIPPSRSSSILDSPLALGAIGSAIVILAGVGSWALVSSIRNQPTEPPNAIPPQTFPSPVVNGEETPTPELPEATPEPTPTSVEPVIFSKRLILNASDITTVEDTIQENQIIQYTFFGKEGAKLTAFIDQGSGILLTVLNGNQEPVETNAQEVTSYEGILPNTGRYIIQLIPQPEIAASDYSLNVRLENPVIPTPTETPTPTPTPTETPAPIPVPTPTPTETPTEETPFLTPTPPPILRPNFGGENNTPTDSTPQL from the coding sequence ATGCAAGCACCCATTACAGTTGGTTCTATCCTACAAAACCGTTATCGGATCATCGACACTCTCGGACAAGGGGAATTTGGTAGAACCTATTTAGCAGAAGACCAGCGCCGCTTTGACGAATTGTGCGCGCTTAAAGAATTGATTTCAGCCACCCAGGCTGATGCTTGGGAGAAAGCACAAGAACTTTTCCAGCGAGAAGCTGCAATTTTATATCAGATCGAACATTCACAAGTGCCTAAATTTCGGGAAAAATTTGAGGAAGACCAACGTTTATTTTTAGTTGAGGACTACGTTGCTGGTAAAAGTTATCGGACTCTGCTGAGTGAACGCCTAGCTGCTGGTCAAACTTTTACTGAGGCTGAAGTATTGCAGTTGATTTGCTCGTTGCTGCCAGTTTTAGAGCATATTCATAGTCGAGGGATTATTCACCGGGATATCTCACCGGAAAATATTATTTTGCGCGATGGCGATACCAAGCCAGTGTTAATTGACTTTGGACTGGTGAAGGAATTAGCAACGCGTTTACAGTTTCCCAATAGTACAACCCCAATCACCAGCGTGGGGAAATTAGGCTTTGCTCCCATTGAACAAATGCACACAGGCGAAGCTTACCCTCATACTGATTTGTATGCACTGGCGGTTACAGGGATAGTTTTGTTGACTGGTAAAGAACCAACTGATTTATTTGATACCACCCAACTAACTTGGAATTGGCAAGAGTTGGTACAGGTGAATGCACAATTTGCCCAAGTTATCAATAAGATGTTAAGTCATCTACCAGGCGATCGCTTCTATAGTGCGGCGGATGTGATTCAAGCATTACAAATTCTGCAAAAACCCAGTATTCCGACTCCAGAACTATCCCAAGTCCAAACAATCGCTGTCGGTGGTCGTCCCGACTCAGTACCACCCCCGGTTATGCCTCGCCAACATGAGCCAGTAATTCCACCCAGTCGCTCTAGTTCAATCTTAGATAGTCCATTAGCACTTGGGGCGATTGGTAGTGCAATAGTCATTTTAGCGGGTGTTGGTTCTTGGGCATTGGTCAGTTCTATCCGCAATCAGCCCACTGAACCACCAAATGCAATACCACCACAAACTTTCCCGTCCCCAGTGGTAAATGGCGAGGAAACACCAACACCAGAACTACCAGAAGCAACGCCAGAACCCACACCCACCAGTGTTGAACCTGTGATATTTAGTAAGCGTCTGATTTTGAATGCATCTGATATCACCACAGTTGAAGACACGATTCAGGAAAATCAAATCATTCAGTACACATTTTTTGGGAAAGAAGGAGCCAAGTTAACGGCATTTATTGACCAAGGAAGTGGCATTTTGCTCACAGTCTTAAATGGAAATCAAGAACCAGTTGAGACTAATGCTCAGGAAGTTACAAGTTATGAGGGAATATTGCCGAATACTGGTAGATATATTATTCAGTTAATTCCACAGCCAGAAATTGCCGCAAGTGATTACAGTCTCAATGTGAGATTAGAAAACCCGGTTATACCAACACCGACAGAAACACCCACGCCAACTCCGACACCGACAGAAACGCCAGCGCCAATTCCTGTTCCCACCCCGACACCCACAGAAACACCTACAGAAGAAACGCCATTTCTCACTCCAACACCACCGCCTATACTTAGACCAAACTTTGGCGGGGAAAATAACACCCCTACTGATAGCACGCCACAATTATAA
- the bioD gene encoding dethiobiotin synthase — protein MNTLLITGTDTEAGKTVLTTALAAYWQKYYPQRSWGIMKPIQSGIGDRELYQKLFSLQQSAEEITPLSFTAPLAPPIAAAKENRSLDLGVVWQAFSRLRSQRDFVLVEALGGLGSPITNELTVADLAGDWRLPTVLVVPVRLGAIAQAVANVALARQSKVNLKGIVLNCVQPRTDAEIADLTPSDLIQSLTHTPVLGCLPYLDNLEDLDKLAQVASHLDWERLS, from the coding sequence TTGAACACATTACTGATTACTGGTACTGATACGGAGGCTGGCAAAACTGTTTTAACTACAGCGTTGGCAGCCTATTGGCAAAAGTATTATCCGCAGCGTAGCTGGGGAATTATGAAACCGATTCAATCGGGGATAGGCGATCGCGAATTATATCAAAAGTTATTTTCTTTACAGCAATCGGCTGAGGAAATTACACCTTTGTCTTTTACAGCACCCCTCGCCCCTCCCATCGCCGCCGCGAAGGAAAATCGGAGTTTAGATTTAGGTGTGGTGTGGCAAGCTTTTTCTCGATTGCGATCGCAGCGTGATTTCGTTCTGGTAGAAGCTTTGGGTGGTTTAGGTTCACCGATTACGAATGAGTTGACAGTGGCTGATTTGGCGGGAGATTGGCGTTTACCTACGGTATTAGTAGTCCCAGTCAGATTAGGTGCGATCGCGCAAGCTGTAGCCAATGTAGCATTAGCTAGGCAATCAAAGGTAAATCTTAAAGGTATTGTGCTTAATTGCGTACAACCCCGTACAGATGCGGAAATCGCCGACTTGACACCATCAGACTTGATTCAATCCCTAACTCATACGCCAGTTTTAGGTTGTTTGCCTTATTTAGATAATTTAGAAGATTTGGATAAACTCGCTCAAGTAGCATCCCATCTCGATTGGGAAAGATTAAGCTGA
- a CDS encoding M20 metallopeptidase family protein: protein MVSTFPNSSVDLSRVRLEIRSLQPQLVEWRRRLHQKPELGFKEKLTAELVSSKLQEWGIEHETGIAQTGIVAIIKGNKPGSDKVLAIRADMDALPIQELNEVPYKSQHDGVMHACGHDGHTAIALGTAYYLQQHRHNFSGTVKIIFQPAEEGPG from the coding sequence ATGGTTTCCACTTTTCCCAACTCTTCTGTTGATTTATCTCGCGTTCGTCTGGAAATTCGCTCATTGCAACCGCAATTGGTAGAGTGGCGGCGGCGACTGCATCAAAAACCAGAGTTGGGGTTTAAAGAAAAACTCACGGCTGAGTTGGTTTCGAGCAAGTTGCAAGAATGGGGAATTGAGCATGAAACAGGGATAGCTCAAACTGGTATTGTGGCTATTATTAAGGGAAACAAACCCGGTTCTGATAAAGTGTTGGCGATTCGGGCTGATATGGATGCTTTACCAATTCAAGAACTGAATGAGGTTCCCTATAAATCGCAGCATGATGGAGTGATGCACGCTTGTGGACATGATGGACATACTGCGATCGCACTTGGTACAGCATACTATCTTCAGCAGCATCGGCACAACTTTAGCGGTACAGTTAAAATCATCTTCCAGCCAGCCGAAGAAGGGCCAGGCG
- a CDS encoding IS1634 family transposase, giving the protein LFIKGLDTIFLVIALNAAGSNLADSEFVESELSGYSFKENQITYGDIEQRWLVVQSQVRKESDLRKLSQKIIKAEEKAVKELKKLSQDKFACEADAIKALLKISKQFKYHQIEQSNVSEITSKKKDNQPEKFYQIFGTVSRNENQINKEVQSAGRFVIATNILESSVLSNDSMLKEYKAQQSCERGFGFLKDPLFFADSIFLKSPERIESLAMIMGLCLLVYTLAQRQIRAALRENQSTIRNQLGKPTAKPTVRWIFQCFQSIHLVTSNDQIQISNQNKDRDFILRLLPSDCLHYYKFVT; this is encoded by the coding sequence ACTCTTTATTAAAGGACTAGATACAATATTTTTGGTAATTGCCTTAAATGCGGCGGGATCGAATTTAGCCGATTCGGAATTTGTCGAAAGTGAATTATCAGGATATTCATTTAAAGAAAATCAAATAACTTACGGGGACATAGAGCAAAGATGGTTGGTCGTACAGAGCCAAGTGAGAAAAGAATCAGACCTGCGTAAGCTTTCACAAAAAATTATCAAGGCTGAAGAAAAAGCTGTTAAGGAATTGAAAAAGTTATCACAAGATAAATTTGCTTGTGAGGCTGATGCTATCAAGGCATTATTAAAAATATCGAAACAATTTAAATATCACCAAATTGAGCAGAGTAACGTCAGTGAAATCACATCAAAGAAAAAAGACAACCAACCAGAGAAATTCTACCAAATATTCGGGACAGTATCCAGGAATGAAAATCAAATTAACAAGGAAGTACAGAGTGCAGGTAGATTTGTAATTGCCACAAATATTTTAGAGTCTAGTGTACTCAGCAATGACTCAATGTTAAAGGAATATAAAGCACAACAATCATGTGAACGGGGATTTGGTTTTCTCAAAGACCCATTATTTTTTGCAGATAGTATCTTTCTCAAAAGCCCTGAGAGAATTGAATCTCTAGCAATGATTATGGGTTTATGCTTGCTGGTATATACCCTGGCACAAAGACAAATACGAGCCGCTTTACGAGAAAATCAATCAACAATTAGAAATCAGTTAGGTAAACCAACTGCAAAACCTACTGTACGCTGGATATTTCAATGCTTTCAGTCAATTCATTTAGTTACATCTAATGACCAAATTCAAATCTCTAATCAGAATAAAGATAGAGATTTTATTCTGAGGCTTTTACCATCAGATTGTCTTCATTACTATAAATTCGTTACCTAA